From Pseudomonas hefeiensis, one genomic window encodes:
- the dctM gene encoding C4-dicarboxylate TRAP transporter large permease protein DctM: protein MTIAFLFVALFVLMFIGVPIAISLGLAGSLTIIFFSPDSVRSLAIKLFETSEHYTLLAIPFFLLAGAFMTTGGVARRLIDFANACVGHIRGGLAIAAVLACMLFAALSGSSPATVAAVGSIAIAGMVRSGYPQSFGAGIVCNAGTLGILIPPSIVMVVYAAATETSVGKLFMAGVIPGVLLGLSLMVAIYIVAVKKNLPALPRATLREWLATARKAAWGLLLMVIILGGIYSGMFTPTEAAAVAAVYSAFIALFVYKDLTIRETPKVLLESAKLTIMLMFIIANAMLFAHVLTTEQLPQQITAWVIEAGLTPVTFLLVVNIVLLIAGAFMEPSAIILILAPILFPIAMQLGIDPIHLGIIMVVNLEIGLITPPVGLNLFVTSAVTGMSLPATIRAAMPWLMILLTFLMLITYVPWISLALPNWLGMN from the coding sequence ATGACCATTGCCTTCCTGTTCGTGGCGCTGTTCGTGCTGATGTTTATCGGCGTGCCCATCGCCATTTCGTTGGGGTTGGCCGGTTCGCTGACCATCATTTTCTTCAGCCCGGACTCAGTGCGGTCCCTGGCGATCAAGCTGTTCGAAACCTCTGAACACTACACGCTGCTGGCGATTCCGTTCTTCCTGCTGGCCGGTGCGTTCATGACCACCGGTGGCGTGGCGCGACGCCTGATCGACTTTGCCAACGCCTGCGTCGGGCATATCCGTGGCGGTCTGGCGATTGCGGCGGTGCTGGCGTGCATGCTGTTTGCGGCATTGTCGGGCTCAAGCCCTGCGACCGTAGCGGCGGTCGGTTCCATCGCCATCGCCGGTATGGTGCGCTCGGGTTATCCACAGTCGTTTGGCGCCGGCATCGTCTGCAACGCCGGCACCCTGGGTATCCTGATTCCGCCGTCGATCGTGATGGTGGTCTACGCCGCTGCGACGGAAACCTCAGTCGGCAAGCTGTTCATGGCCGGGGTGATTCCCGGTGTGCTGCTGGGGTTATCGTTGATGGTGGCGATTTACATCGTCGCGGTGAAAAAGAACCTGCCCGCCCTGCCCCGCGCAACATTGCGCGAATGGCTGGCCACAGCGCGTAAGGCGGCCTGGGGCCTGTTGTTGATGGTGATCATCCTCGGCGGGATTTATTCGGGGATGTTCACGCCGACCGAAGCGGCTGCGGTGGCGGCGGTGTACTCGGCGTTTATCGCATTGTTCGTCTACAAAGACCTGACAATTCGCGAAACCCCGAAGGTGCTGCTCGAATCGGCCAAGCTGACCATCATGCTGATGTTCATCATTGCCAACGCCATGCTCTTCGCTCATGTGCTGACCACCGAGCAACTGCCGCAACAAATCACCGCGTGGGTGATCGAGGCCGGGCTGACGCCGGTGACCTTCCTGCTGGTGGTCAACATCGTGCTGCTGATTGCCGGTGCGTTCATGGAGCCTTCGGCGATCATTCTGATCCTGGCGCCGATCCTGTTCCCTATCGCCATGCAACTGGGCATCGACCCGATCCACCTGGGCATCATCATGGTGGTGAACCTGGAGATCGGCCTGATCACGCCTCCGGTGGGGCTGAACCTGTTCGTCACCTCAGCGGTGACCGGCATGTCGCTGCCCGCCACCATCCGCGCGGCCATGCCATGGCTGATGATCCTGCTGACGTTCCTGATGCTGATTACCTATGTGCCATGGATCTCGCTGGCCTTGCCGAACTGGCTGGGGATGAACTAG
- a CDS encoding TRAP transporter substrate-binding protein, whose translation MLRPLRKALAFTLSFSLLGSAMAAEPIVIKFSHVVAEQTPKGQGALMFKKLVDERLPGRVKVEVYPNSTLFGDDKEMEALLLGDVQIIARSLAKFDQYTRSVQLFDLPFLFNDIAAVDRFQQSTPGQKLLKSMESKNITGLAYWHNGMKQLSANKPLRVPEDARGLKFRVQSSAVLEEQFKAVEARPQPMIFSVVYQGLRTGLVNGTENTYSNFYNQKQHQVQKYITESNHGILDYMLIASSDFWNGLPPDIRSELDKIVAEATAYANSEADRLNQQDKQFILDAGTTEIISLTPQQRNAWRDRMKPVWAKFEKEIGPDLIKAAEASNQVQ comes from the coding sequence ATGCTAAGACCTCTTCGCAAAGCGCTCGCCTTTACCTTGAGTTTCAGTCTATTGGGCTCAGCCATGGCGGCTGAACCGATCGTGATCAAGTTTTCCCACGTGGTGGCCGAACAAACGCCCAAGGGCCAGGGCGCGTTGATGTTCAAGAAACTGGTGGATGAACGCTTGCCGGGCCGCGTGAAGGTCGAGGTGTATCCCAACTCCACGTTGTTTGGCGATGACAAGGAGATGGAAGCGCTGTTGCTGGGTGACGTGCAGATCATTGCGCGCTCGCTGGCCAAATTCGACCAGTACACCCGATCAGTGCAGTTGTTCGACTTGCCGTTTCTGTTCAACGACATTGCCGCGGTGGACCGCTTCCAGCAGAGCACGCCAGGGCAGAAGCTGCTCAAGTCCATGGAAAGCAAGAACATCACCGGCCTGGCCTATTGGCACAACGGCATGAAGCAGTTGTCGGCCAACAAACCCCTGCGTGTACCCGAGGATGCCCGTGGCCTGAAGTTCCGGGTCCAGAGTTCGGCCGTGCTGGAAGAACAATTCAAGGCGGTGGAGGCCAGGCCCCAACCGATGATTTTCTCTGTGGTGTACCAGGGTCTGCGCACCGGTTTGGTCAACGGCACGGAAAACACCTACTCAAACTTCTACAACCAGAAACAGCATCAAGTACAGAAGTACATCACCGAATCCAACCACGGCATCCTCGACTACATGCTGATCGCCTCGTCCGACTTCTGGAACGGCCTGCCGCCGGATATCCGCAGCGAACTGGACAAGATCGTGGCCGAGGCCACCGCCTATGCAAACAGTGAGGCGGATCGACTGAACCAGCAGGACAAGCAGTTCATCCTCGACGCCGGGACTACCGAGATCATTAGCCTCACGCCGCAGCAGCGCAACGCCTGGCGCGACAGGATGAAACCGGTGTGGGCCAAGTTTGAAAAAGAAATTGGGCCGGATTTGATCAAAGCCGCAGAAGCGTCCAACCAGGTGCAGTGA
- a CDS encoding methylated-DNA--[protein]-cysteine S-methyltransferase, which yields MLPLYKTIPSPVGQLILVARDTKLAAILWENERLNRVRLGPLEEHSQHPVLKETERQLMEYFAGQRRRFELELDFAGTDFQVRVWQALLTIPFGETRSYRDIAIQIGQPTAVRAVGAANGRNPISIIAPCHRVIGTGGSLTGFAGGLAAKQFLLSLEGQQTLQLVF from the coding sequence ATGTTACCCCTGTACAAAACCATCCCATCCCCCGTGGGCCAACTGATCCTCGTTGCCCGGGATACAAAACTGGCGGCCATCCTCTGGGAAAACGAGCGTCTCAACCGCGTGCGCCTGGGGCCTTTGGAAGAGCACAGCCAGCACCCGGTCCTCAAGGAAACCGAGCGCCAGCTCATGGAGTATTTCGCCGGCCAGCGCCGCCGGTTCGAGTTGGAGCTGGACTTTGCCGGCACCGACTTCCAGGTCCGGGTCTGGCAGGCGCTGTTGACGATTCCGTTCGGTGAAACCCGCAGTTACCGCGACATCGCCATCCAGATCGGCCAACCTACGGCGGTGCGGGCGGTAGGCGCCGCCAACGGCCGCAACCCCATCTCCATCATCGCCCCCTGCCACCGCGTCATCGGCACCGGTGGCAGCCTCACCGGCTTTGCGGGCGGCCTTGCGGCCAAACAGTTCCTCCTGAGCCTGGAAGGTCAGCAGACGCTGCAGTTGGTGTTTTGA
- a CDS encoding LuxR C-terminal-related transcriptional regulator, whose amino-acid sequence MTDLSSLPGSARTAVAVQDGRFYRPPLPDGHVVRPRLCERLSAGLGGRLLLVSAPAGFGKSSLAVEFCQSLPPHWQSLWLGLSARDNDPGRFLERLLEGLQAFFPQLGGRALGLLKMRQRHQPFAFEEWLDGLLDELSAHLSPDKPLLLVLDDYHLAQSPVLDRCLQFFLNHLPEGLLVLVTSRQRPDWHLARLRLSRQLLELNEQDLRLTHEESLTLLQHHSSSLRGEALESLIQRSEGWVAGLRFWLLAASEAGTEGRMPQALHGGEGLIRDYLLEEVIDCLPAEVQAFLYDTASQERFCSELCDAVREAHDSAEILEYLAAHQVFLVPLDEHGHWYRYHHLFSDLLRSRPSAPAMVPAATLHLRACRWFNAQGLIDEAVEQALRAGHLDVAANLVQNLSEEQLLAEQNVGMLLRWKMDLPDSLLISTPRLIVLYSWALGLACQLDAAEELAAHLSRFLPAPSATAQKSMLAQWLALSGIIARGRGDRETTVRYCTEALESLPQKRYGQRLMCLSTLSNLAIADGDLWRARALNRDSLELAQRVGNPLFEALAHYDRARVLQARGEILRALDEVRQGLQRLHALSPQRLYAVRARLILYEGFLLTLRMQPQAGLARLQAGLTEARACRDISVLIGHCVIARVEGHAREFARAFAELAEAERLMHIWDVPPIYYLAMITLVKCELWLAQGRTDLAEAWLARLGQTYTGERAAAPPEFHPQLPLHVELQQAVLESIRGQPMLAEGRLNALLEHGQQTGRQMLSVMALNQKVALLLSLGREPEARITLAQALEAAAGGVLQPFEWLLGEHREWLREQLLHAPPSTLRQNLLERLPSMTAQTAEPSVPVENLSSRERAVLQLIAQGCSNQEISEQLFISLHTVKTHASHINSKLGVERRTQAVARAKVLGLLG is encoded by the coding sequence ATGACTGATCTGTCTTCACTCCCGGGTTCTGCCCGCACCGCCGTCGCGGTACAGGACGGGCGCTTCTACCGCCCGCCCTTGCCTGACGGCCATGTGGTGCGGCCGCGGTTGTGCGAGCGTTTGAGTGCGGGGCTTGGAGGTCGGTTGCTGTTGGTGAGCGCCCCGGCGGGGTTCGGCAAAAGTTCACTGGCGGTGGAGTTCTGCCAGAGCCTGCCGCCTCATTGGCAAAGCCTCTGGCTGGGGCTCAGTGCCCGGGACAACGACCCGGGACGCTTTCTGGAGCGGCTGCTCGAAGGGCTGCAGGCGTTCTTCCCGCAGTTGGGAGGCCGGGCGTTGGGTCTGTTGAAAATGCGCCAGCGCCACCAACCCTTCGCTTTCGAAGAATGGCTCGACGGCCTGCTGGATGAGCTGTCCGCGCATCTGTCACCGGATAAACCCTTGCTTCTGGTGCTCGACGACTACCACTTGGCTCAAAGTCCGGTGCTGGACCGTTGCCTGCAATTTTTCCTTAATCACCTGCCAGAGGGTTTGCTGGTGCTGGTCACCAGTCGACAGCGCCCGGACTGGCATCTGGCGCGCCTGCGTCTGTCGCGCCAATTGCTCGAACTGAACGAGCAGGACCTGCGCCTGACCCATGAAGAATCCCTGACCTTGCTGCAGCACCACAGCAGCTCGCTGCGCGGGGAAGCCCTGGAGAGCCTGATCCAGCGCAGTGAAGGCTGGGTGGCCGGGCTGCGTTTCTGGTTGCTGGCCGCTTCCGAGGCCGGTACTGAGGGCCGCATGCCCCAGGCTCTGCATGGCGGCGAAGGGCTGATTCGCGATTATCTGCTTGAGGAAGTCATCGATTGTTTGCCCGCCGAGGTGCAGGCGTTTCTCTACGACACCGCGTCCCAGGAGCGTTTTTGCAGCGAACTGTGTGATGCCGTGCGCGAAGCCCATGACAGCGCCGAAATCCTCGAGTATCTGGCGGCCCACCAGGTGTTCCTGGTGCCGCTGGACGAGCATGGCCACTGGTACCGTTACCACCATCTGTTTTCCGACTTGCTGCGCAGCCGTCCCAGTGCGCCGGCCATGGTGCCGGCCGCGACCCTGCACCTGCGGGCCTGCCGCTGGTTCAATGCCCAGGGCCTGATCGACGAGGCCGTGGAGCAGGCGCTACGGGCCGGGCACCTGGATGTGGCGGCGAACCTGGTGCAGAACCTCTCTGAGGAGCAATTGCTGGCCGAACAGAACGTCGGCATGTTGCTGCGCTGGAAAATGGACTTGCCCGACAGCCTGCTCATCAGCACTCCGCGGTTGATCGTGCTGTATAGCTGGGCGCTGGGGCTGGCCTGCCAGCTGGACGCCGCTGAAGAACTGGCCGCCCATCTGAGTCGCTTCCTGCCGGCGCCTTCGGCCACCGCGCAAAAATCCATGCTCGCCCAATGGCTGGCCCTGAGCGGGATCATTGCCCGTGGCCGTGGGGATCGCGAGACCACTGTGCGTTACTGCACCGAAGCCTTGGAGAGCCTGCCGCAAAAGCGTTACGGCCAACGTCTGATGTGCCTGTCCACGCTGTCGAACCTGGCGATTGCCGACGGTGACCTGTGGCGCGCCCGGGCCTTGAACCGTGACTCCCTGGAGTTGGCGCAGCGCGTCGGTAACCCGTTGTTCGAGGCCCTGGCCCATTACGACCGCGCCCGGGTGTTGCAAGCGCGAGGGGAGATCCTGCGGGCGCTCGATGAAGTGCGCCAGGGCCTGCAACGTCTGCACGCACTCTCGCCGCAACGGTTGTATGCCGTGCGGGCGCGGTTGATTCTTTACGAGGGGTTCCTGCTGACCTTGCGCATGCAACCCCAGGCCGGGTTGGCGCGGTTGCAGGCCGGCCTCACCGAAGCGCGGGCGTGCCGTGACATCAGCGTGTTGATCGGCCACTGCGTGATCGCGCGGGTTGAAGGCCATGCTCGCGAATTCGCCCGGGCCTTTGCCGAACTGGCCGAAGCCGAGCGCCTGATGCATATCTGGGACGTTCCGCCGATTTACTACCTGGCCATGATCACCCTGGTCAAATGCGAACTCTGGCTGGCCCAGGGCCGTACGGACCTGGCCGAAGCCTGGCTGGCGCGACTGGGGCAGACCTACACGGGTGAGCGCGCCGCTGCGCCGCCGGAATTTCACCCGCAACTGCCGCTGCATGTCGAGTTGCAACAGGCGGTGCTGGAGTCCATCCGGGGCCAGCCCATGTTGGCCGAAGGTCGGCTCAATGCCTTGCTTGAACACGGCCAGCAAACCGGCCGACAGATGCTCAGTGTGATGGCACTTAACCAGAAGGTTGCCTTGTTGCTGAGCCTCGGTCGCGAGCCCGAAGCCCGCATTACCCTGGCCCAAGCCCTCGAAGCCGCCGCTGGCGGCGTGCTGCAGCCGTTCGAATGGTTACTGGGCGAACATCGCGAGTGGCTGCGCGAGCAACTGTTGCACGCACCACCCAGTACCTTGCGTCAGAACCTGCTCGAGCGCCTGCCGTCGATGACGGCGCAAACTGCCGAACCGTCGGTCCCCGTAGAAAACCTCAGTAGCCGTGAGCGGGCGGTGCTGCAATTGATTGCCCAAGGCTGTTCGAACCAGGAAATCAGCGAGCAGTTGTTCATCTCGCTGCACACGGTCAAGACCCACGCCAGCCATATCAACAGCAAACTCGGCGTGGAGCGCCGCACCCAGGCTGTGGCGCGAGCGAAGGTGTTGGGGTTGTTGGGCTAG
- a CDS encoding TRAP transporter small permease, translated as MNALRRIWEHFEEGFIAFLLATMTLVTFVYVVLNNLYTVFYSLGDNWPAASEPAFAIGDSIMGMAQAMTWSSSLTKALFGWLIFFGLSYGVRTAGHIGVDALVKLASKPVQRFIGVIACLCCLTYAGLLAVASFEWINTLMIAQIGAEDLGHFGIMQWHIGLIVPVGFALVFIRFAEILVRILMNRQTGLGLADEAAEAIKLTEHEEDKP; from the coding sequence ATGAACGCCCTTCGGCGCATCTGGGAACACTTCGAGGAAGGTTTCATTGCCTTTCTTCTGGCCACCATGACGCTGGTTACTTTCGTCTATGTGGTGCTCAACAACCTCTACACCGTTTTTTATAGCCTCGGTGACAACTGGCCTGCCGCCAGTGAGCCGGCGTTCGCCATTGGCGACAGCATCATGGGCATGGCCCAGGCCATGACCTGGAGCAGCTCGCTGACCAAGGCACTGTTTGGCTGGCTGATCTTTTTCGGATTGTCCTACGGCGTGCGTACGGCCGGGCATATCGGCGTGGATGCGCTGGTGAAACTGGCGAGCAAACCAGTACAACGCTTTATCGGCGTGATCGCCTGCCTGTGCTGCCTGACTTACGCCGGGCTGCTGGCCGTCGCCAGTTTCGAGTGGATCAACACCCTGATGATCGCGCAGATCGGCGCAGAGGACCTGGGCCACTTCGGCATCATGCAATGGCACATCGGCCTGATCGTGCCGGTGGGTTTTGCGTTGGTGTTTATCCGTTTCGCGGAAATTCTCGTGCGCATCCTGATGAATCGTCAGACAGGCCTGGGCCTGGCCGATGAAGCGGCGGAAGCCATCAAATTGACTGAACACGAGGAAGACAAGCCATGA
- a CDS encoding alkaline phosphatase D family protein → MLPSSSDISPALPPVLVGPLLRRLEPTRLVMWLVGTRPLTLTLRVDGVGDLPLDATRCTVVPVGQQAFVHLIDVRLDTALPQDVAIDYDLLVDGASIAEWAPHLLYGQAQCPNFVLHSRIDQLVHGSCRKPHYPTNDGLLCVDRLLAQAPQQRPALLMMSGDQVYADDVAGPMLRAIHGLIERLGLFEECLDGAVVEDSAKLYEHPASYYHRADLLPALESNETLRERFFGGARKPIFTSSSADNHLVTFAEVMAMYLLVWSPVPWTLIDPQPPELTAERRQRYALEQQRIDGFKTGLGGAARVFAHLSCLMIFDDHDITDDWNLSAQWEETAYGHPFSKRIIGNALIAYMLCQGWGNNPDAFDDVVQQTVALSNTARDRYLDSGPQDKLIDTLLGFQQWHYVLPTTPALVVLDTRTRRWRSERNLKQPSGLLDWEALSELQQELLDHPSAIIVSPAPIFGVKLIETVQRVFSWCGYPLLVDAENWMAHRGAAQVILNIFRHSRTPGNYVVLSGDVHYSFVYEVLIPHRKGGPRIWQITSSGIKNEFPPALLEWFDRLNRWLYSPRSPLNWFTKRRSMRIVPHTPEHAEAGERLWNSAGIGQVFFNELGQPTQIFQHNANGKPPTRMLAPQEPSA, encoded by the coding sequence ATGTTGCCGTCCTCCTCTGACATCTCCCCTGCCCTGCCCCCTGTCCTGGTCGGCCCGCTGTTGCGGCGGCTGGAGCCCACGCGGCTGGTGATGTGGCTGGTGGGTACACGCCCCCTCACATTGACGCTGCGTGTGGACGGTGTCGGCGATCTCCCCCTGGATGCCACACGCTGCACCGTCGTGCCCGTGGGGCAGCAGGCTTTTGTACACCTGATCGATGTACGACTGGACACCGCCCTGCCCCAGGACGTGGCGATTGACTACGACCTGCTGGTGGACGGCGCCTCCATTGCCGAATGGGCGCCCCATCTGTTGTATGGCCAGGCGCAGTGCCCGAACTTCGTACTGCATTCGCGTATCGATCAGTTGGTCCATGGCTCCTGCCGCAAACCCCACTACCCGACCAACGACGGCTTGCTCTGCGTCGACCGGCTGTTGGCACAAGCCCCGCAGCAGCGTCCGGCGCTGTTGATGATGAGCGGTGATCAGGTCTATGCCGATGACGTCGCCGGACCGATGCTGCGGGCGATTCATGGGTTGATCGAGCGGCTGGGGTTGTTCGAGGAATGCCTGGACGGCGCGGTGGTGGAAGACAGCGCCAAGCTCTATGAACACCCGGCCAGTTACTACCACCGCGCCGATTTATTACCGGCGCTGGAAAGCAACGAAACCCTGCGCGAGCGGTTTTTCGGCGGGGCCCGTAAGCCGATATTCACCAGCAGCAGCGCCGACAACCATCTAGTGACCTTCGCTGAAGTCATGGCGATGTACTTGCTGGTGTGGTCACCCGTGCCGTGGACGCTGATCGACCCGCAACCGCCGGAACTGACCGCCGAGCGGCGCCAGCGCTACGCTCTGGAACAGCAGCGCATCGATGGCTTCAAGACCGGTCTTGGGGGCGCGGCGCGGGTGTTTGCGCACCTGTCGTGCCTGATGATTTTCGACGATCACGACATCACCGATGACTGGAATTTATCGGCGCAGTGGGAAGAAACGGCCTACGGCCACCCGTTCTCCAAGCGCATCATCGGCAACGCGCTGATCGCCTACATGCTCTGCCAGGGCTGGGGCAACAACCCGGACGCGTTTGATGACGTAGTCCAGCAAACCGTGGCCCTGAGCAACACCGCCCGGGACCGCTACCTCGACAGCGGCCCGCAGGACAAATTGATCGACACGCTGCTGGGTTTCCAACAATGGCATTACGTATTGCCGACCACCCCGGCCCTGGTGGTGCTCGACACCCGCACCCGCCGCTGGCGCAGCGAGCGCAACCTCAAGCAGCCTTCGGGATTGCTCGATTGGGAAGCCCTGAGCGAACTTCAGCAGGAACTGCTGGATCACCCCTCGGCGATCATTGTTTCACCGGCGCCGATCTTCGGTGTGAAGCTGATCGAAACCGTGCAACGGGTGTTCAGTTGGTGCGGTTATCCGTTACTGGTGGACGCGGAAAACTGGATGGCTCATCGCGGTGCGGCGCAAGTGATCCTGAACATTTTCCGGCACTCGCGCACACCCGGTAATTACGTGGTGCTGTCCGGGGATGTGCATTATTCCTTCGTCTATGAGGTGTTGATCCCACACCGCAAGGGCGGCCCACGCATCTGGCAGATCACCAGCAGCGGCATCAAGAATGAGTTCCCGCCGGCGCTGCTGGAATGGTTCGATCGCCTGAACCGTTGGCTCTACTCGCCCCGCTCACCCCTGAACTGGTTCACCAAGCGCCGCAGCATGCGCATCGTTCCTCACACCCCCGAACATGCCGAAGCTGGAGAGCGGTTGTGGAACTCGGCGGGGATCGGGCAGGTGTTCTTCAATGAACTGGGGCAGCCGACGCAGATATTCCAGCACAACGCCAACGGCAAACCGCCGACGCGCATGCTGGCGCCGCAAGAGCCTTCGGCCTGA